In Mucilaginibacter celer, one DNA window encodes the following:
- a CDS encoding ABC transporter permease, translating into MSNVTPEKWDFEINAKNSLLDLKLKELWHYRDLLILLVRRDFVSFYKQTILGPIWFFVQPIVTIAFYTIVFGGLAGIPVDGLPKALFYLAGTIVWNYFSDCLIKTSTVFKDNAAMLGKVYFPRLIMPVSIVLSNLVRFAVQLLLFVALYMVFLAKGEQIAPNYFALLLPVLILMIASLGLGLGMIISAVTTKYRDIAFLVTFGVPLLMYATTVIYPLSVVQTQHAKYAWIIEANPITAVIEIFRYGFLGKGSFSWELLGYSALTTAIILIIGTVVFNKVEKAFVDTV; encoded by the coding sequence ATGAGTAATGTAACGCCCGAAAAGTGGGATTTTGAAATAAACGCCAAAAACAGCCTGCTCGATCTGAAGCTGAAAGAACTGTGGCATTACCGCGACTTGCTGATACTATTGGTGCGCCGGGATTTTGTTTCGTTTTATAAGCAAACCATTTTAGGGCCGATATGGTTTTTTGTGCAGCCGATAGTAACCATAGCGTTTTATACCATTGTGTTTGGCGGTTTGGCCGGGATCCCGGTAGATGGTTTGCCCAAAGCGTTATTTTACCTGGCAGGCACCATTGTTTGGAATTATTTTTCTGATTGCCTTATTAAAACGTCAACTGTATTTAAAGATAATGCCGCCATGCTGGGTAAGGTTTACTTCCCGCGGTTAATTATGCCGGTTAGCATCGTACTGTCAAATCTGGTGCGTTTTGCAGTACAACTGTTGCTTTTTGTTGCGTTATACATGGTATTTTTAGCAAAGGGCGAGCAGATAGCGCCTAATTATTTCGCGTTGCTGCTACCGGTGCTTATCCTGATGATAGCTTCGTTGGGATTGGGATTAGGGATGATCATATCAGCCGTAACCACCAAGTACCGTGATATCGCTTTTTTGGTAACCTTCGGTGTGCCGCTTTTAATGTATGCCACTACGGTAATCTATCCTTTATCAGTAGTACAAACCCAACATGCAAAATACGCCTGGATCATCGAGGCTAATCCTATTACAGCTGTAATTGAAATTTTCAGGTACGGCTTTTTAGGCAAGGGTAGTTTTAGTTGGGAACTTTTAGGCTATAGCGCGCTAACCACAGCTATTATTTTGATAATAGGCACAGTGGTATTTAATAAAGTTGAAAAGGCTTTTGTTGATACGGTATAA
- a CDS encoding polysaccharide ABC transporter ATP-binding protein, whose product MSTVIKVENLSKAYQLGDFGTGTISRDLERFWARLRGKEDPFLKIGEINDRSTKGTSDVVWSLNDINFEIDQGDAVGIIGRNGAGKSTLLKILSRVTSPTTGSVKMRGRIASLLEVGTGFHPELTGRENIYLNGAILGMRKAEIKRKFDEIVDFSGVERYIDTPVKRYSSGMYVRLAFAVAAHLESEILIIDEVLAVGDAEFQKKCLGKMGQVSKGEGRTVLFVSHNMAAVKTLCNKGIVLANGQLIYQNKQLEAVSFYQTNNNTKSSFQHHGDLDSAPGNENIRVLKFVIQSLEGESISISTGLSFEMTFFNKKAGINLDATFELKNSDEIPVFHNGTLISTNNDSKTGFYTVKGIIPPNLLNAGNYAFKLIFGENQRYLLFGTDDFIGFEVENESEGSNSFLAPGVIHPKINFTVNYQA is encoded by the coding sequence ATGAGCACGGTTATCAAAGTCGAAAATCTATCAAAAGCCTATCAACTGGGTGATTTTGGCACCGGCACCATCTCGCGCGACCTGGAACGATTCTGGGCCAGGCTCCGTGGTAAAGAAGACCCGTTTTTAAAAATAGGCGAGATCAATGACCGTAGCACCAAAGGTACCAGCGATGTGGTATGGAGCCTTAACGACATCAACTTTGAGATTGACCAGGGCGATGCGGTTGGCATTATCGGCCGTAACGGTGCGGGCAAAAGTACCTTACTTAAAATTTTAAGCAGGGTTACCTCCCCTACCACCGGTTCGGTAAAAATGCGGGGGCGGATAGCCAGTTTGTTGGAAGTGGGCACCGGATTCCACCCCGAGTTAACCGGGCGCGAAAATATCTACCTGAACGGTGCTATTCTGGGCATGCGCAAAGCCGAAATTAAACGAAAATTTGATGAGATAGTTGATTTTTCGGGTGTTGAGCGTTATATCGATACACCGGTGAAGCGTTATTCATCGGGCATGTATGTGCGGCTGGCCTTCGCGGTGGCGGCGCACCTGGAAAGTGAAATTTTAATTATCGACGAGGTATTGGCCGTAGGCGATGCCGAATTTCAGAAAAAATGCCTCGGCAAAATGGGCCAGGTAAGCAAAGGCGAAGGGCGTACCGTTTTATTTGTCAGCCACAACATGGCCGCAGTGAAAACGCTTTGCAATAAAGGGATAGTGCTGGCCAACGGGCAACTCATTTATCAAAACAAACAACTGGAAGCCGTCAGCTTTTATCAAACCAACAACAATACAAAATCAAGCTTTCAGCATCATGGCGATTTGGATTCGGCACCGGGAAATGAAAATATCCGGGTATTGAAATTTGTGATCCAATCCCTTGAGGGTGAAAGCATTTCGATATCAACCGGATTGAGCTTTGAGATGACCTTTTTTAATAAAAAGGCAGGTATCAACCTCGATGCTACTTTCGAGTTAAAAAACAGCGATGAGATCCCGGTATTTCATAACGGCACGCTCATCTCCACCAATAACGATTCAAAAACCGGTTTCTATACCGTAAAAGGAATCATCCCGCCCAATTTATTAAATGCGGGAAATTACGCGTTCAAGCTTATATTTGGTGAAAACCAGCGCTATTTGTTGTTTGGTACAGATGATTTTATCGGGTTCGAGGTTGAAAACGAAAGCGAAGGTAGCAACAGCTTTTTAGCACCGGGGGTAATCCACCCCAAAATAAACTTTACCGTTAATTACCAGGCTTAA
- a CDS encoding sugar 3,4-ketoisomerase yields the protein MESPYIIQLPKFLDDRGNLSFIEENNHIPFKIERTYWIYDVPGGERRGGHAYLSLQEFIVALSGSFDVVLHDGDKEMRFSLNRSYYGLYVPKMMWREIENFSTNSLALILADGKYDEQDYIRDFDRFVSKAHEQ from the coding sequence ATGGAAAGCCCGTACATTATTCAGTTGCCGAAATTTTTAGATGACAGGGGAAACCTCTCATTTATTGAAGAGAACAACCATATCCCTTTTAAAATTGAGCGCACCTACTGGATTTATGATGTACCGGGCGGCGAACGCCGGGGCGGCCATGCCTACCTGAGCTTGCAGGAGTTTATAGTCGCCTTAAGCGGCAGCTTTGATGTAGTGCTGCACGATGGCGATAAGGAAATGCGTTTCAGCCTTAACCGATCGTACTATGGTTTATATGTACCGAAAATGATGTGGCGCGAGATTGAGAATTTCTCAACTAATTCATTAGCGCTCATTTTGGCGGATGGAAAATATGACGAACAGGATTATATCAGGGATTTTGACCGGTTTGTAAGCAAAGCCCATGAACAGTAA
- a CDS encoding sugar 3,4-ketoisomerase, whose amino-acid sequence MNSKTNTVFDCNIIHLRRIHNRAGNITPVENNIHVPFDVKRIYYLYDIPGGESRAAHGHKQLEQFIVAASGSFDLTIDDGINKKTVQLNRPYMGLHVKPGIWRDISNFSSGAICLVLASMLYTEEDYLRDYTAFKQYKNL is encoded by the coding sequence ATGAACAGTAAAACAAACACCGTTTTTGATTGCAATATCATCCACCTGCGCCGCATTCATAACCGGGCAGGTAACATTACGCCGGTGGAGAACAACATCCATGTGCCCTTTGATGTAAAGCGGATTTACTATTTATATGATATCCCCGGTGGCGAATCGCGCGCGGCGCACGGGCATAAACAGTTGGAGCAATTTATTGTAGCGGCCAGCGGTAGTTTTGATTTGACCATTGATGATGGCATCAACAAAAAAACCGTGCAGCTAAACCGCCCCTACATGGGCCTGCATGTAAAGCCTGGCATCTGGCGTGATATTTCAAATTTTTCATCGGGCGCTATCTGCCTGGTATTGGCTTCGATGTTATATACCGAAGAGGATTACCTGCGGGATTATACTGCCTTTAAACAATATAAAAACCTGTGA
- a CDS encoding GNAT family N-acetyltransferase: protein MIALPAHRYGLIFRLVEEHDAGFILSLRTDPKLSKHVSPVSNDLEAQKAWIRNYKERELLGEEYYFLYTDAEHEPQGVFRLYNIDGDTVTSGSWLAKSGGDELNPIKADLFLTWAIFEGFGFERCLIDVRKDNKKLVRYHKMFFTQTGEDEQNIYMVMHRDGYQRKLKFLTDIIDPK from the coding sequence GTGATAGCCTTACCCGCTCACCGATACGGATTAATTTTCAGGCTGGTTGAGGAGCATGACGCCGGATTTATTTTGAGCCTTCGTACCGATCCTAAACTATCCAAACATGTTTCGCCGGTAAGCAATGATCTGGAAGCCCAAAAAGCCTGGATCCGTAATTATAAGGAGAGGGAATTACTGGGCGAGGAATATTACTTTTTATATACCGATGCAGAGCATGAACCTCAAGGGGTTTTCAGGCTATACAACATCGATGGCGATACCGTAACTTCGGGCAGCTGGCTGGCCAAAAGCGGCGGCGACGAACTAAACCCCATTAAAGCCGACCTGTTTTTAACATGGGCTATTTTTGAAGGGTTTGGTTTTGAACGCTGCCTGATCGATGTGCGTAAAGACAATAAAAAACTGGTACGCTACCACAAAATGTTTTTTACCCAAACCGGCGAAGACGAGCAAAACATTTATATGGTGATGCACCGCGACGGGTATCAGCGGAAACTTAAATTTTTAACAGATATTATCGACCCCAAATAA
- a CDS encoding acyl carrier protein produces MNIETFVQEFAEQFDEIPAESFAADTLFKENDEWSSMTALSVIAMVDQNYSVRLTGDDVRKSSTITDIYNIVLSKANA; encoded by the coding sequence ATGAATATTGAAACATTTGTACAGGAATTTGCCGAACAATTTGACGAGATCCCGGCCGAATCATTCGCAGCCGATACGCTGTTTAAAGAAAACGACGAATGGAGTTCGATGACGGCACTATCGGTTATTGCCATGGTTGATCAAAACTACTCGGTAAGGCTCACCGGCGACGATGTGCGCAAATCATCAACCATTACCGATATTTATAATATTGTGCTTTCAAAAGCAAACGCGTAA
- a CDS encoding 3-oxoacyl-ACP synthase III family protein, which produces MAYLHIKNVVVKGVSACVPATVQENTGLTGIPAADMEKLIKTTGVERRHIVSEGVCTSDLCFKAAEKLIDELGWDKNDIGGLVFVSQTPDYILPATSCILQNRLGLPTDCFTLDISLGCSGFIYGLSTLAGYMQSGMIKKAILLTGDTSSITSSKNDKSTYPLFGDAGTATALEFIDSEEGLKFHLGSDGSGYQAIIINDGGYRNLFTEASVVENTVSEGIARTNLHLVLDGMDVFSFGISKAPESVNALLGKFEIDKENIDHFYFHQANLMMNERIRKKLQLPEEKVPLSLRDFGNTSSATIPLTMVTQSAESLRNGKNENIGCGFGVGLSWGSVHFSTENLVVPDLVYHD; this is translated from the coding sequence ATGGCATATCTGCATATTAAAAATGTGGTAGTTAAAGGTGTATCGGCTTGTGTACCTGCAACTGTGCAGGAAAACACCGGTCTGACCGGTATCCCGGCTGCCGATATGGAAAAGCTGATTAAAACAACCGGCGTTGAGCGCAGGCATATTGTAAGCGAAGGCGTCTGCACTTCCGACCTCTGTTTTAAAGCTGCCGAAAAACTGATCGACGAGCTTGGCTGGGATAAAAACGACATCGGCGGGCTGGTATTCGTATCCCAAACCCCTGATTATATTTTGCCCGCCACCTCCTGCATTTTGCAAAACAGGCTCGGATTACCTACCGATTGCTTTACGCTGGATATTTCATTGGGATGCTCCGGTTTTATTTACGGATTGAGCACACTTGCGGGCTACATGCAATCGGGCATGATTAAGAAAGCTATCCTGCTTACCGGCGATACCTCATCCATCACCAGTTCAAAAAACGATAAAAGCACCTACCCCCTTTTTGGGGACGCAGGCACCGCAACGGCCCTTGAATTTATTGATAGTGAAGAAGGCCTGAAATTTCATTTAGGCAGCGATGGCAGCGGTTACCAGGCTATTATTATTAATGATGGCGGCTACCGCAACCTGTTTACTGAAGCATCGGTAGTTGAAAATACAGTTTCGGAAGGGATTGCCCGTACCAATCTGCATTTGGTATTGGATGGCATGGATGTATTCTCGTTCGGGATCTCGAAAGCCCCGGAATCGGTGAATGCATTGCTTGGCAAATTTGAAATAGACAAAGAAAATATTGATCATTTTTATTTTCACCAGGCCAACCTGATGATGAATGAAAGGATCAGGAAAAAGCTGCAGCTGCCGGAAGAAAAAGTACCGCTTTCCTTACGGGATTTTGGCAATACCAGCAGTGCTACCATCCCCCTCACCATGGTTACCCAAAGCGCCGAAAGCCTGCGCAATGGTAAAAACGAAAACATAGGTTGCGGTTTTGGCGTAGGCCTGTCATGGGGCAGCGTACATTTTTCTACAGAAAATTTAGTAGTTCCGGATTTAGTTTATCATGATTGA
- a CDS encoding SDR family NAD(P)-dependent oxidoreductase — translation MIDYTYNFSGKTILVTGASSGIGKQISMDCAKAGATVIMLGRDEERLNQTLSQLEGDGHQVITGDLKDEKFIESACKALPPLDGVVQSAGMMKLVPLKFINAAFIDEMLAINLRAPILLVTTLQKLKKIKPASSVVLLSSINGAVIGSPANSVYGATKGGLQSFCKSASLELAKTSIRINCIAPAMVETEGTAVIGEHVSAEAIEADKKNYPLGRYGTPADIAGCCLFLLSGAGSWITGTTITIDGGFTAQ, via the coding sequence ATGATTGATTATACTTACAATTTTAGCGGTAAAACAATCCTGGTTACCGGCGCATCATCAGGCATAGGCAAACAGATCAGTATGGATTGCGCTAAAGCCGGTGCCACGGTAATTATGCTTGGCCGCGATGAAGAACGGCTTAACCAAACGCTTTCCCAATTAGAGGGCGATGGCCACCAGGTAATAACCGGCGATTTGAAAGACGAAAAATTTATTGAAAGTGCCTGTAAAGCTTTACCTCCGCTGGATGGCGTAGTACAATCGGCAGGGATGATGAAACTGGTTCCCTTAAAATTTATCAACGCCGCTTTTATTGATGAAATGCTGGCTATTAACCTGCGTGCACCTATCCTGTTGGTCACTACACTGCAAAAGCTAAAAAAGATAAAGCCGGCATCATCCGTAGTGCTGCTTTCGTCCATAAACGGGGCGGTGATCGGCTCACCGGCTAATTCGGTTTATGGCGCAACTAAGGGCGGATTACAATCCTTCTGTAAATCGGCATCGCTTGAGCTGGCGAAAACCAGCATCCGCATCAACTGCATAGCACCGGCCATGGTTGAAACCGAGGGCACAGCAGTAATTGGCGAGCACGTATCTGCCGAAGCCATCGAAGCTGATAAAAAAAATTACCCCTTAGGCCGTTACGGCACACCTGCCGATATTGCCGGCTGCTGCCTGTTTTTATTATCAGGCGCAGGCAGCTGGATTACCGGCACCACCATTACTATCGACGGCGGTTTCACCGCCCAATAA
- a CDS encoding ketoacyl-ACP synthase III: MNAYIKAISYHLPQGQLDNAALSALFPEWGVEKIANKIGVDTRHIASVDEFASDLAIAAAQKLFAEYSINPAEIDFVLYCTQSPDYFLPTTACIIQDKLGIPVKAGALDFNLGCSGYIYGLALAKGLIAAGIAKNILLLTSETYSKFIHPGDKGNRTIFGDAAAATLVSTDGLAAIGEFELGTDGKGAENLMVKKGAVRYPDKGADSINDDYGNDQSPAHLHMDGPEIFAFTSKAVPGLVADTLVKNNLEKADIDQFILHQANQYMLEHLRKKMEIPVESFYIYMANVGNTVSSTIPIALYHAMLNKPAAPGTNWLLAGFGVGYSWGATVITF, translated from the coding sequence ATGAATGCTTATATCAAAGCTATTTCCTACCATCTGCCGCAAGGCCAATTGGATAACGCGGCATTATCAGCCCTGTTCCCGGAATGGGGTGTAGAGAAAATAGCCAATAAAATAGGGGTAGATACCAGGCATATAGCCTCAGTTGATGAATTTGCATCGGATCTGGCTATTGCCGCGGCTCAAAAACTTTTTGCAGAGTATAGCATCAACCCGGCCGAAATAGATTTCGTGCTCTACTGTACCCAAAGCCCCGATTATTTTTTGCCAACCACGGCCTGTATTATCCAGGATAAATTAGGCATCCCGGTGAAAGCCGGGGCGCTTGATTTTAACCTCGGCTGCTCGGGTTACATTTATGGCCTGGCTTTGGCGAAAGGTTTGATAGCTGCCGGGATTGCTAAAAACATACTGCTGCTTACCTCCGAAACTTATTCAAAATTTATCCACCCCGGCGATAAGGGCAACCGCACCATTTTTGGTGACGCTGCCGCTGCTACCCTGGTTAGCACTGATGGCTTAGCAGCTATTGGTGAGTTTGAATTAGGCACCGATGGCAAAGGGGCCGAAAACCTGATGGTGAAAAAAGGAGCTGTCCGCTACCCCGATAAAGGGGCTGATAGCATCAATGACGATTATGGCAATGACCAATCGCCGGCACATTTGCACATGGACGGGCCCGAAATTTTTGCGTTTACGTCAAAAGCCGTTCCCGGTCTTGTTGCCGATACTCTTGTTAAAAACAATCTTGAAAAAGCCGATATCGACCAGTTTATTTTGCACCAGGCCAACCAGTATATGCTGGAACATCTGCGCAAAAAGATGGAGATCCCGGTCGAAAGTTTTTATATCTACATGGCCAACGTTGGCAACACGGTATCATCAACCATCCCCATCGCGCTTTACCATGCCATGCTCAACAAACCGGCCGCGCCTGGTACCAACTGGCTTTTGGCCGGCTTTGGCGTAGGTTACTCTTGGGGAGCAACCGTAATAACCTTTTAA
- a CDS encoding DegT/DnrJ/EryC1/StrS family aminotransferase, whose translation MTIPFLSFTAQNNLIEDEIRAAFERVFQNKWYILGKEVSDFELAYAQYNNVMHCIGVANGLDALHIALKTLGIGEGDEVITPSNTFIATWLAVSQTGATIVPVEPNPQTYNIDINRIEAAITPKTKVIMPVHLYGQACQMDAIMQIADKHNLLVIEDNAQAQGCTYNGKLTGSFGNINATSFYPTKNLGAYGDAGALTTNDAELAQKANLIRNYGSEKKYYNDIIGVNSRLDELQAAFLSVKLKYLNSWLDERKQIATAYTKQLADIPGLILPVTAPDADHVHHLYVVRTIRRDALEQHLNHNGIGTGIHYPVAPHLQKAYQHLGYKKGDFPIAEEIAQTCLSLPLNPGMTDDEITYVCKAIRRFYE comes from the coding sequence ATGACTATCCCCTTTTTATCGTTCACCGCTCAGAATAATTTAATCGAAGATGAGATCCGCGCGGCATTTGAGCGCGTTTTTCAAAACAAATGGTATATACTGGGCAAGGAAGTATCTGATTTTGAGCTGGCTTATGCGCAGTATAACAACGTAATGCATTGTATTGGCGTAGCTAATGGGCTGGATGCTTTACACATCGCCCTAAAAACACTCGGGATAGGTGAAGGCGACGAAGTAATAACCCCCTCAAATACATTTATCGCCACGTGGCTGGCCGTATCGCAAACGGGGGCAACCATAGTACCTGTTGAACCTAATCCACAAACTTATAACATCGATATAAATCGCATCGAAGCAGCTATCACCCCAAAAACAAAAGTGATAATGCCCGTGCACCTGTACGGCCAGGCCTGCCAGATGGATGCTATTATGCAGATTGCTGATAAGCATAATTTACTTGTTATTGAAGATAATGCACAGGCACAGGGCTGTACCTACAACGGTAAACTTACCGGCAGCTTTGGTAATATTAACGCCACCAGCTTTTATCCAACTAAAAATCTGGGTGCCTATGGCGATGCAGGGGCATTAACCACCAATGATGCAGAACTGGCGCAAAAAGCCAACCTGATTCGCAATTATGGATCGGAGAAAAAATATTATAACGATATCATCGGCGTAAACTCAAGGCTGGACGAGTTACAGGCCGCCTTCCTTTCGGTAAAATTAAAATATCTGAACAGCTGGCTTGATGAAAGAAAACAGATAGCCACTGCCTATACCAAACAACTTGCCGATATTCCGGGCCTTATATTACCGGTTACGGCTCCGGACGCAGATCACGTTCATCATTTATATGTGGTACGTACAATCCGGCGCGACGCGTTAGAACAGCATTTAAACCATAACGGCATCGGTACCGGCATCCACTACCCGGTAGCGCCGCACCTGCAAAAGGCATATCAGCACCTGGGCTATAAAAAAGGCGATTTCCCGATAGCGGAAGAGATAGCCCAAACTTGCCTCAGCCTTCCCCTTAACCCGGGCATGACTGATGATGAGATAACCTACGTTTGCAAAGCTATTCGCCGGTTTTATGAATAA
- a CDS encoding glycosyltransferase, translated as MADQAGISVIICTYNGASQLPQTLRHLALQQVPAEISWEIIVVDNNSADDTFNKAKQIWEAYKLPQIKYTVLSEPKPGKHHALTTGVHYAGYEYIVICDDDNRLADNYIKEAYFFMEANSAFGAAGGQGIVAADVEIPAWFWQHQRSYAVGKQNPVSGDVTANGYLWGAGMVFRKSLYIKVYSSIPAILAGPDGSGAGRGEDVELCMRFILAGYRLYYHDELVFTHYMHSNRLGDTYRLQHLNLNPNEERILNLYRKQIQLNKLSGAGKLLLLCTSLFRYLFSKTLAQTSKWHYLYEAEIFFLLSGIKLSQLAAEVAGIRKLNQILAK; from the coding sequence ATGGCTGATCAGGCCGGCATATCTGTAATTATTTGTACTTATAACGGCGCTTCGCAATTGCCGCAAACACTCAGGCACCTGGCCTTACAACAGGTACCTGCAGAAATTAGCTGGGAAATCATCGTTGTAGATAACAACTCTGCCGACGATACCTTTAACAAGGCAAAACAAATTTGGGAAGCATACAAGCTGCCCCAGATTAAGTATACCGTTTTAAGCGAACCGAAGCCAGGGAAACACCATGCCCTTACAACGGGAGTGCATTATGCCGGTTATGAATATATTGTTATTTGCGATGACGATAACCGGCTTGCTGATAACTACATAAAAGAGGCTTATTTTTTTATGGAGGCTAACAGCGCATTTGGCGCTGCGGGCGGGCAGGGTATAGTTGCTGCTGATGTTGAAATACCTGCCTGGTTTTGGCAGCATCAACGCAGCTATGCCGTAGGCAAACAAAACCCTGTATCGGGCGATGTAACGGCTAATGGATATTTATGGGGTGCCGGCATGGTGTTCCGCAAATCGCTTTACATTAAAGTATACAGCAGCATACCCGCCATACTGGCCGGCCCCGACGGAAGCGGGGCCGGGCGCGGTGAAGACGTAGAGCTTTGTATGCGCTTTATTTTAGCCGGATACCGGTTATATTATCATGATGAGCTTGTGTTTACGCATTATATGCATAGTAACCGGCTTGGTGATACCTACAGGCTGCAGCATTTAAATTTAAACCCAAACGAAGAGCGGATCCTGAACCTCTATCGCAAGCAAATTCAACTTAATAAACTTTCGGGTGCAGGTAAACTGCTTCTGCTTTGTACAAGCTTGTTTCGCTACCTGTTCAGCAAAACATTAGCGCAAACCTCAAAATGGCATTATTTGTACGAGGCGGAAATTTTTTTTTTGCTAAGCGGAATCAAACTTTCGCAGCTTGCTGCTGAAGTGGCTGGTATCAGAAAACTAAATCAAATTTTAGCGAAATAA